AGGTTGTGAGAACGGTGGAGGGAAATAGATGAATTTAATCTTAATGGGACTTCCAGGTGCTGGGAAAGGTACACAAGCAGATAAGATTGTTGATAAATATGGTATTCCTCACATTTCAACCGGAGACATGTTCCGTGCAGCTATTAAAAACGGTACAGAATTAGGTGTGAAAGCAAAAGCATACATGGATGAGGGAGCTCTCGTTCCCGATGAAGTCACTGTAGGTATTGTGAAGGAACGCTTAAGCAAAGACGACTGCAAAGAAGGCTTTCTCTTAGATGGCTTTCCACGCACTGTCGCTCAGGCTTCTGCCCTAAACAGCATGCTCGAAACATTAGAGCGCCAACTAGATCATGTGATATATATCGAAGTACCGAAAGAGGATCTTTTCAAACGTCTTACTGGGCGCTGGATCTGCCCTGAGTGTGGAACAGCTTACCATGAGATTTTCAATCCTCCAAAGGTCGAGGGAAAATGTGATAAAGACGGAAGTGACTTGATACAACGGGAAGACGATAAGCCTGAAACGGTTGGGAAACGGTTAGAGGTTAACCTTGAACAAACACAGCCTCTCGTGGATTTCTACAGTGAGAAAGGCTACCTGCGAAACATTAATGGTCAACAAGACATTCATAAAGTGTTTGAAGACGTTGATGCATTACTGAAAGGAAGCCGTCAATGATCATTTGTAAGACACCCCGGGAATTAGACATTATGCGGCAGGCTGGTAATATCGTGGCCTTGACGCACCGGGAACTTCAAAAGCACATTGAACCTGGTATAACCACGAAGGAGCTAGATCATATCGCGGACACATTTATTCGCGAAAATGATGCGATTCCATCTTTTAAAGGCTATAATGGATTTACCGGAAGCATCTGCGCTTCAGTGAATGATCAATTAGTACACGGCATTCCGGGCGATCGTGTCCTGAAGGATGGCGATATTATCAGTATAGATATCGGTGCCAAATATCAGGGTTACCACGGAGACTCCGCATGGACGTACCCCGTTGGGACCATTGATGACAAAACCCGCAAGCTCCTTGATATAACTGAAGAATCACTGTTTAAAGGACTTGCAGAAGCCCGGCCAGGAGAAAGGCTATCGAATATTTCTCATGCGATCCAAACGTATGTGGAAGCACATGGCTTTTCTGTCGTGAGAGAATATGTCGGGCACGGGGTTGGTCAGAATCTCCATGAAGATCCGCAAATCCCGCACTTCGGTCCTCCTGGTAAAGGTCCTCGTTTAAAAAACGGCATGGTCCTAGCCATTGAACCGATGATAAATGCAGGAACACGTCATGTCCGCACATTAAAAGACAATTGGACGGTCGTGACAACGGATGGAGAAATGTGTGCCCATTTCGAACACACAATTGCTATTGTTGACACAGGATATGAAATTTTGACAAAAGCCCTATAGGGATGAAGGTGGTCACTAAATGAAAGATCCTGATTCTGTTCCACAAGTGGGAGAGCTTGTGAGAATTCTTAACGGAAGGGACAAAGATCAATTCGCTTTTATAATTGACGTGGTGAATGAACGTTTTGTCAAGGTTGCTGATGGGGATAAAAGGAAAGTAGACCGGGCAAAAAAGAAAAACATTCAGCACATTGAAAGAGTGAACATCATTGCACCGGAAGTAAAGAATAGCATTGTTGAAACGGGTCGTGTCACCAATGCCAAATTACGGTTTGCAATTTCAACATATATTGATGATAATTTACTGAAGGAAGGAGACTAAATTCATGGCCAAAGAAGATGTAATTGAAGTAGAAGGAACGGTCATTGAGCCGCTTCCTAATGCTATGTTCCGCGTTGAACTAGAAAACGGACATAAAATCCTCGCTCATGTTTCAGGCAAGATCCGTATGCACTTCATTCGAATTTTACCTGGAGACAAAGTGACGGTAGAATTATCTCCGTATGATTTAACGCGTGGTCGTATCACTTACCGTTATAAATAACCTAACAGGTTTAGATAGTCACTCCGCACTATAAGGAGGTAGAAAAACATGAAGGTAAGACCATCAGTGAAACCCATTTGTGAAAAATGTAAAGTTATTCGCCGAAAAGGTACCGTCATGGTCATTTGCGAAAATCCTAAACACAAACAAAAACAAGGCTAAATTAATAGGAGGTGTAAAGTATGGCACGTATTGCTGGTGTCGACATTCCTCGTGATAAGCGAGTTGTCGTCTCTCTCACGTACGTTTTCGGAATCGGTAAATCCAGAGCGATTAAGATTCTCGAAGAAGCTGGTGTCTCCCAAGATACACGCGTTCGTGACTTAACTGAAGATGAATTAGGGAAGATCCGTTCTGTTGTAGACGGAGTTAAAGTTGAAGGGGATCTTCGCCGTGAAGTATCACTTAACATTAAACGTCTGATCGAAATCGGATCCTATCGTGGCATTCGTCATCGTCGTGGTTTGCCTGTAAACGGACAAAAAACGAAGAACAATGCTCGTACACGTAAAGGTCCTCGTCGGACTGTAGCGAACAAGAAAAAATAAGGTAAAGGAGGTCATGTTCGATTATGGCTAAACCAAAAACGACTCGCGCCAAGCGCCGTCAACGTAAAAATATAGAATCCGGAATTGCGCACATTCGGTCAACGTTCAACAATACGATTGTAACGATTACAGACCCACAAGGAAATGCCATCTCTTGGGCAAGTGCTGGTGCGTTAGGTTTTAAAGGCTCACGTAAATCCACACCTTTCGCTGCACAAACAGCAGCTGAAACGGCTGCAAAAGCAGCGATGGAGCATGGTATGAAGTCTGTTGAAGTATCTGTTAAAGGTCCTGGCGCTGGACGTGAAGCTGCTATTCGTTCTCTTCAAGCGACTGGTCTTGAAGTGAACATGATTAAAGACGTTACTCCCGTTCCACATAACGGTTGCCGTCCACCAAAACGTCGTAGAGTATAGTGTCATCAGAGGTATGAATTGTCATACCTATGTCAATAATGGTGTAAGAACCAATGTCCTAACAGGATACGGAAAGTATTGACGGTTTCGTGACAGGTCTAGGTGTGCCCAATGAGGGATTCCGGTTGTGCCTCATTCACAACCGGGGTTTCGACGTTTTGAAGGAGGGTTTGTTTAATGATCGAAATAGAAAAGCCGAAAATTGAAGTAGTTGAACTGAGCGAAGATGCCACGTACGGAAAGTTTGTCGTAGAGCCTCTTGAACGCGGATACGGAACAACACTGGGAAATTCCCTCCGCAGAATCCTGCTTTCTTCATTGCCTGGATCTGCTGTAACAAGTGTTCAATTTAACGGCGTTCTCCACGAATTTTCCACGATAGAAGGCGTGGTTGAAGACGTAACAACGATCGTGCTAAACCTTAAAAAGCTTGCACTGAAAATTTATTCAGAAGAAGAAAAAACGTTGGAAATTGATGCTCAAGGTGAAGGAGTCGTCACAGCAGCAGACTTAATGCATGACAGTGATGTGGAGGTTTTAAACCCGGACCTGCATATTGCCACTCTTTCTAAAGGTGCTCAATTCCAAATGAAGGTTGTAGCAGCAAGAGGACGCGGCTATGTACCGGCTGAAGGAAATAACTCAGAAGATTTATCTATCGGAGTTATTCCGGTTGATTCTATTTTCACACCGGTTTCCCGTGTGAATTTCCAAGTTGAAAATACCCGTGTCGGTCAAATCACGAACTACGATAAGCTGACATTGGACGTGTGGACTGACGGAAGTATCCGCCCGGAAGAAGCTGTTTCACTTGGTGCGAAAATTTTGAATGAACATTTAAATATTTTCGTAGGTTTAACAGACCAAGCCCAACATGCCGAAATTATGGTCGAAAAAGAAGAGGATCAGAAAGAAAAAGTCCTCGAAATGACGATCGAAGAGTTAGACTTGTCTGTTCGTTCTTACAACTGTCTTAAGCGGGCAGGAATTAACACAGTACAAGAACTAACACAGAAATCTGAAGAAGACATGATGAAAGTTCGTAACCTCGGACGTAAGTCCCTTGAGGAAGTGCAGGAGAAACTGCAAGAACTGAACCTCGGTCTTCGTGACGAAGAATAATCTACTTTTTCCGGTTTGCGCGATCAAATCGGTCCTGAAGAAGATAGATATTCAGCTGAGAAGGAGGGACTAACATGGCATACAGAAAATTAGGTCGTGACAGTAGTGCACGTAAAGCGTTATTCCGTGACTTAGCGACTGATTTA
The genomic region above belongs to Bacillus sp. A301a_S52 and contains:
- the rpsK gene encoding 30S ribosomal protein S11, yielding MAKPKTTRAKRRQRKNIESGIAHIRSTFNNTIVTITDPQGNAISWASAGALGFKGSRKSTPFAAQTAAETAAKAAMEHGMKSVEVSVKGPGAGREAAIRSLQATGLEVNMIKDVTPVPHNGCRPPKRRRV
- the map gene encoding type I methionyl aminopeptidase, with amino-acid sequence MIICKTPRELDIMRQAGNIVALTHRELQKHIEPGITTKELDHIADTFIRENDAIPSFKGYNGFTGSICASVNDQLVHGIPGDRVLKDGDIISIDIGAKYQGYHGDSAWTYPVGTIDDKTRKLLDITEESLFKGLAEARPGERLSNISHAIQTYVEAHGFSVVREYVGHGVGQNLHEDPQIPHFGPPGKGPRLKNGMVLAIEPMINAGTRHVRTLKDNWTVVTTDGEMCAHFEHTIAIVDTGYEILTKAL
- the rpsM gene encoding 30S ribosomal protein S13 — protein: MARIAGVDIPRDKRVVVSLTYVFGIGKSRAIKILEEAGVSQDTRVRDLTEDELGKIRSVVDGVKVEGDLRREVSLNIKRLIEIGSYRGIRHRRGLPVNGQKTKNNARTRKGPRRTVANKKK
- the rpmJ gene encoding 50S ribosomal protein L36, whose translation is MKVRPSVKPICEKCKVIRRKGTVMVICENPKHKQKQG
- the infA gene encoding translation initiation factor IF-1 — translated: MAKEDVIEVEGTVIEPLPNAMFRVELENGHKILAHVSGKIRMHFIRILPGDKVTVELSPYDLTRGRITYRYK
- a CDS encoding RNA-binding protein, giving the protein MKDPDSVPQVGELVRILNGRDKDQFAFIIDVVNERFVKVADGDKRKVDRAKKKNIQHIERVNIIAPEVKNSIVETGRVTNAKLRFAISTYIDDNLLKEGD
- a CDS encoding adenylate kinase, which encodes MNLILMGLPGAGKGTQADKIVDKYGIPHISTGDMFRAAIKNGTELGVKAKAYMDEGALVPDEVTVGIVKERLSKDDCKEGFLLDGFPRTVAQASALNSMLETLERQLDHVIYIEVPKEDLFKRLTGRWICPECGTAYHEIFNPPKVEGKCDKDGSDLIQREDDKPETVGKRLEVNLEQTQPLVDFYSEKGYLRNINGQQDIHKVFEDVDALLKGSRQ
- a CDS encoding DNA-directed RNA polymerase subunit alpha, with the protein product MIEIEKPKIEVVELSEDATYGKFVVEPLERGYGTTLGNSLRRILLSSLPGSAVTSVQFNGVLHEFSTIEGVVEDVTTIVLNLKKLALKIYSEEEKTLEIDAQGEGVVTAADLMHDSDVEVLNPDLHIATLSKGAQFQMKVVAARGRGYVPAEGNNSEDLSIGVIPVDSIFTPVSRVNFQVENTRVGQITNYDKLTLDVWTDGSIRPEEAVSLGAKILNEHLNIFVGLTDQAQHAEIMVEKEEDQKEKVLEMTIEELDLSVRSYNCLKRAGINTVQELTQKSEEDMMKVRNLGRKSLEEVQEKLQELNLGLRDEE